The Halomonas sp. 7T genome contains a region encoding:
- a CDS encoding gamma-glutamyl-gamma-aminobutyrate hydrolase family protein, whose protein sequence is MQATHSPRPLVGVIACCREVEGHPAQIVTDKFLQALYHYGITPVILPVLAADTLTPEQRVEQAIALLGSLDGLLLTGSYTNVTPDRYGAERAPENTRADAQRDEAALCWVHEALRQALPLFGICRGFQEMNVAFGGTLHQAVQTLPGMLDHREPPADDMAGHYAPSHTVKIRPDGALAALYSSDHAEVNSLHQQGIDQLAPALDAEAWAPDGLVEAISVRNAAAFALAVQWHPEWRPKEHPFYDALFQGFAAACRQHRTQRAAQLAAS, encoded by the coding sequence ATGCAAGCAACGCATTCCCCACGCCCACTGGTGGGTGTTATCGCCTGCTGCCGAGAAGTGGAAGGCCATCCTGCGCAGATAGTGACCGATAAATTCCTGCAGGCGCTTTACCACTACGGTATCACGCCGGTGATTCTTCCTGTGTTAGCCGCCGATACGTTGACGCCCGAGCAGCGTGTGGAGCAGGCCATTGCTCTGTTGGGCAGCCTGGATGGTTTGCTGCTAACCGGCAGTTATACCAACGTCACTCCTGACCGATATGGTGCTGAACGCGCCCCAGAGAATACTCGTGCAGACGCACAGCGCGATGAAGCGGCACTTTGCTGGGTGCACGAGGCGTTACGTCAGGCGTTACCTCTGTTTGGCATTTGTCGCGGTTTTCAGGAAATGAATGTCGCCTTTGGAGGCACCCTTCATCAGGCAGTTCAAACGCTGCCAGGCATGCTCGATCATCGTGAGCCGCCTGCTGACGACATGGCGGGCCATTATGCACCCTCTCATACGGTAAAGATTCGCCCGGATGGTGCCCTGGCGGCGCTCTATAGCAGTGATCATGCTGAGGTGAATTCACTTCACCAGCAGGGGATAGATCAGTTAGCACCAGCGCTGGATGCAGAAGCCTGGGCGCCTGATGGATTAGTTGAAGCGATTTCGGTGCGTAATGCGGCTGCGTTCGCCTTGGCTGTGCAGTGGCATCCGGAGTGGCGCCCTAAAGAACATCCTTTCTATGACGCACTGTTTCAGGGGTTTGCGGCGGCCTGCCGTCAGCATCGTACCCAACGCGCCGCCCAGCTTGCTGCTAGCTGA